A window of Calliopsis andreniformis isolate RMS-2024a chromosome 3, iyCalAndr_principal, whole genome shotgun sequence contains these coding sequences:
- the Rbsn-5 gene encoding rabenosyn-5: MAGSEKILEGFICPICMTEFKTPNQLTKHFEEFHNDDPEILKSLKDLFGKAKKKILKQDEISESFPEAIPSHKQHSPELNWGPQEIGGMKSYTSYFKEIRNTRLERYSTETNKLLIRLDKLLNNLPTDPVDRKVHERAIVPWIDEKDVKLCPTCAKSFHVARRKHHCRLCGAVMCHSCTIFLSLQDARKMTSPVSVQDDSAISPTSERPISERIVRAGIGLTKLARSPSSSSLNSVLSLVNDPAGSEQHFRICIHCANLLDAREKQKAKHFDKPIICQFYEKMRGYMEEASQHVKMYNKMWESLSEGESTYNLEDAQALRIKIAKLGENLDSISKRISVLGTKCVENPPQEQELRLYEMVRVSAMIFLKEELLSIQALPSVERYIQLQNERQKRLEARIAYERQVEEDQRDRLKEQRKRDTWNADARSSIKDNQPVVIMNQTQGWGPSNVAPKMPSSMDPIIEQMSNLRAYIKQARDDCRYDEVATLESNLKELQSVYFAMKQSNNSDG, encoded by the exons ATGGCTGGTAGCGAAAAAATATTGGAGGGTTTTATCTGTCCAATATGCATGACAGAATTTAAAACCCCTAATCAATTAACTAAACATTTCGAGGAATTTCATAATGATGATCCGGAAATTTTAAAATCTCTTAAAG ACCTTTTTGGCAAAGCTAAAAAGAAAATCTTAAAGCAAGATGAAATATCAGAATCATTTCCAGAGGCTATACCAAGTCACAAGCAACATAGTCCAGAGCTTAATTGGGGACCTCAAGAAATAG GTGGAATGAAATcttatacatcgtattttaaagAAATACGAAATACAAGACTGGAACGTTATTCCACAGAAACAAACAAACTTCTTATAAGATTagataaattattaaataatttaccAACAGATCCAGTAGATAGAAAAG TTCATGAACGTGCTATTGTACCATGGATAGACGAGAAAGATGTGAAGTTATGTCCCACTTGTGCAAAGAGTTTTCATGTTGCAAGAAGAAAACATCACTGTAGATTGTGTGGAGCAGTTATGTGTCATAGTTGCACGATATTTCTATCATTACAAGATGCGC GAAAAATGACAAGTCCTGTATCTGTTCAAGACGATTCAGCGATATCTCCTACCTCTGAACGACCGATTTCAGAACGTATAGTACGTGCAGGCATTGGTCTTACAAAGTTAGCAAGATCACCATCCAGTAGTAGCTTAAATAGTGTTCTGTCTTTGGTAAATGATCCAGCAGGTAGTGAGCAACATTTCAGAATTTGTATACATTGTGCAAATCTACTAGATGCAAGAGAGAAACAGAAGGCAAAACATTTTGATAAACCAATTATATGCCAATTCTATGAAAAGATGAGAGGATACATGGAAGAAGCTTCACAACATGTAAAGATGTATAATAAAATGTGGGAATCTTTAAG TGAAGGAGAATCTACGTATAACTTAGAAGATGCCCAAGCTCTAAGAATAAAGATTGCAAAATTGGGTGAAAATTTAGATTCAATTAGTAAAAGAATTTCAGTTCTAGGAACGAAATGTGTAGAAAACCCTCCGCAAGAACAAGAACTTCGGTTATATGAAATGGTTAGAGTATCGGCGATGATATTTCTGAAAGAAGAATTATTGAGTATACAAGCCTTACCATCAGTGGAGAGATATATCCAGTTACAAAATGAACGACAGAAGCGATTAGAAGCTAGAATAGCATATGAAAGACAGGTAGAAGAAGACCAGAGGGACAGATTGAAAGAACAACGTAAAAGAGACACTTGGAATGCTGATGCCAGATCATCTATAAAAGACAATCAG CCTGTAGTGATAATGAATCAGACACAAGGCTGGGGACCTTCCAATGTTGCTCCAAAAATGCCTTCTTCTATGGATCCTATAATTGAACAAATGAGCAATCTTCGAGCTTATATCAAACAAGCCAGAGATGATTGCCGGTATGATGAAGTTGCAACTTTAGAAAGTAATCTTAAAGAACTGCAAAGCGTTTATTTTGCAATGAAACAAAGTAACAATAGCGATGGATAG
- the LOC143189095 gene encoding ADP-ribosylhydrolase ARH3, protein MFTFKELTKGKVMAKMDLPLLKSKFRGSMLGLLVGDCLGSPYENEELLTNGMKIILQRSFDKLEGPTFKAPVMQFTDDSAMTYSLAKSLVEAKELDVVDLAKRFVKSYYQEPNRGYGPAVVTVFEKLRGNKFTDILGPAKNQFNGQGSWGNGGAMRITPIALFCYQNYDKLLDTVRKATELTHTHKVGIDGAILQAVAVHQSLLLNPSEELNVTSFIDNLINKMDQVEKDEEGLGLSEPKPYKVQLSIVKTLICEDGEGPHNEKVIEKLGNSVAALYSVPTAIFCFLRAQKPITGIQTENPFRRAIQYAISLGGDADTIGSMTGAIAGAFYGEEKISLYLLQHCEASEEFKTLADQLFEAAIVK, encoded by the exons ATGTTTACTT TTAAAGAACTGACGAAAGGAAAGGTTATGGCGAAAATGGATTTACCGCTACTCAAGAGCAAATTTCGTGGTTCCATGCTTGGTCTCTTAGTAGGTGATTGTCTTGGCAGTCCTTATGAGAATGAGGAATTATTAACAAATGGCATGAAGATCATTTTACAACGATCATTTGATAAGTTGGAAGGACCTACGTTTAAAG CACCTGTCATGCAGTTTACAGATGATTCTGCAATGACTTACTCTTTGGCTAAATCACTCGTTGAAGCAAAAGAATTGGATGTTGTTGACTTGGCAAAGAGATTCGTTAAAAGTTATTATCAAGAGCCTAATCGTGGTTACGGTCCTGCTGTTGTAACAGTATTCGAGAAGTTACGGGGTAACAAATTCACTGATATCTTGGGTCCAGCAAAAAATCAGTTTAATGGGCAAGGTTCATGGGGAAACGGCGGAGCAATGAGAATTACTCCTATTGCATTGTTTTGTTATCAAAATTATGATAAACTTTTGGATACAGTTAGAAAAGCAACTGAACTTACACATACCCACAAAGTTGGAATAGATGGTGCTATTTTACAA GCAGTAGCAGTGCATCAAAGTTTACTACTAAATCCTAGTGAAGAATTAAATGTAACAAGTTTTATTgacaatttaataaataaaatggaTCAAGTAGAAAAAGATGAGGAAGG TTTAGGGTTATCAGAACCAAAACCCTACAAGGTACAATTAAGTATAGTCAAAACTTTAATATGTGAAGACGGTGAAGGACCACACAACGAAAAAGTTATAGAGAAATTAGGAAACAGTGTTGCAGCTCTATATTCAGTACCTACTGCTATATTCTGTTTCTTAAGAGCTCAAAAACCGATAACTGGTATACAAACCGAAAACCCCTTTAGAAGGGCAATTCAGTATGCT ATTAGTTTGGGTGGTGATGCAGATACTATAGGTAGTATGACAGGTGCAATTGCTGGAGCATTTTATGGCGAAGAAAAAATTAGCTTATATCTCTTGCAGCACTGTGAGGCCTCAGAAGAATTCAAAACTTTAGCGGATCAATTATTCGAAGCAGCGATAGTGAAATAG
- the LOC143177607 gene encoding A-type potassium channel modulatory protein KCNIP1 produces the protein MATPPDSPGPEEALFDFESSRTRQQTARPVALEELLRQTKFSRQEIRVMYRGFKQECPEGVVHEDSFKDIYAKFFPHGNSSLYAHYVFKAFDVNCNGAISFRDLLVTLSTLLRGSIYEKLRWTFKLYDINGDGCITRGELGEVVTAVHELMGRRHHAEEERKAREQLDRVFKKLDLNQDGVITIEEFIESCLKDDVITRSLAMFDCAL, from the exons ATGGCTACGCCGCCAGACTCGCCGGGACCGGAAGAGGCGCTTTTCGACTTCGAGAGCTCGAGGACGAGACAACAGACCGCCAGGCCAGTCGCCCTCGAAGAACTCCTTCGACAGACCAAGTTCTCCAGGCAGGAAATCCGGGTTATGTATCGGGGCTTCAAACAG GAGTGTCCGGAGGGCGTAGTGCACGAGGACTCATTCAAGGACATCTACGCGAAATTCTTCCCCCATGGCA ACTCCAGCCTCTACGCCCATTACGTGTTCAAGGCCTTTGATGTTAACTGCAACGGAGCCATCAGCTTCAGG GATCTCCTGGTTACCCTATCGACCTTGCTACGTGGAAGTATCTACGAGAAGCTACGATGGACTTTCAAGCTCTACGACATAAACGGCGATGGATGCATCACCAGGGGTGAGCTGGGGGAAGTGGTCACAGCTGTGCACGAGCTTATGGGCAGGCGGCACCACGCCGAGGAAGAGAGGAAAGCGAGGGAACAGTTGGACAGGGTATTCAAGAAGCTCGACCTGAACCAAGATGGCGTGATAACCATCGAGGAATTCATCGAGAGCTGCTTAAAG
- the LOC143177104 gene encoding dynein regulatory complex subunit 5, translating to MRIPHTIPRNAFEAYRCSHETAHLIIERERTIRVEDTSWDEVRVPTLRTLAIRVIASVWKINPIIEELPTCEDRADLIEILPTDLPLELTIKKIDDEYYWERCSKNRWSSNNPADHGHSWRQRYCEGHISEYLENLEPTYFETQREDCENIIGLVRNYVHTIRLRSLLPTKKQRSLFEEEDPCVAEEDVVHHIPMNIILPQFPNLVEIQIYFGLIYMNDGFEWRDFQFSVEDCLALGRGVKGCPKLKRFVLTRSNLDQPRAAGLLQGMVENDNIEEVDFSHCKLADEGAHAVGEFLSLHKNLKSLYLTNNDIGPRGVAGIVYGLLKKEESILKHLDLRLNPLLDTGFSHICAYLIRSDSLKVLNVSGCGITADGGLSLVEVLNSGCIKFEALSIDISNNNFGEAVGEALDAALKSIPFVVGFDGRMCNFSGQSECSIHESVYRNKERRKKEETKRMLVELENT from the exons ATGAGGATTCCGCACACCATACCAAGGAACGCCTTTGAGGCTTACAG ATGTTCTCACGAAACAGCTCACTTGATAATTGAGCGTGAGAGAACAATTCGAGTGGAAGACACCTCCTGGGATGAGGTGAGGGTTCCAACTTTGAGAACACTCGCCATTCGTGTCATAGCCTCAGTATGGAAAATCAACCCTATAATCGAGGAATTACCGACTTGCGAGGACAGAGCTGATTTGATTGAAATTCTACCGACCGATCTGCCATTGGAATTGACCATCAAGaaaattgatgatgagtattattGGGAACGTTGCTCCAAAAACAG GTGGTCGAGCAACAATCCAGCTGATCACGGACATTCTTGGCGACAAAGGTACTGCGAGGGACATATCAGCGAATATTTGGAGAATTTGGAGCCAACCTACTTCGAGACTCAGAGGGAGGACTGCGAGAATATAATAGGACTCGTGCGAAATTACGTGCACACGATAAGGCTTCGTTCGCTTCTACCCACCAA GAAGCAGAGGTCATTGTTTGAGGAAGAGGATCCCTGCGTGGCGGAAGAGGACGTCGTCCATCACATACCTATGAACATTATTCTGCCTCAGTTTCCCAACTTGGTCGAGATTCAGATTTATTTTGGGCTGATTTACATGAACGACGGCTTCGAGTGGCGAGACTTCCA GTTCTCCGTGGAAGATTGCTTGGCCCTTGGGCGAGGGGTTAAAGGGTGCCCGAAATTGAAGAGATTTGTTCTGACCAGAAGCAACTTGGACCAACCCCGCGCTGCTGGTCTCCTTCAGGGGATGGTGGAAAACGACAAT ATAGAGGAGGTGGATTTCTCACACTGTAAGCTAGCTGATGAGGGTGCTCACGCTGTGGGGGAGTTTCTTTCCTTGCATAAAAATTTGAAGAGCTTGTACTTGACGAACAATGACATAGGCCCTAGGGGAGTGGCTGGTATAGTTTATGGATTGTTGAAAAAAGAGgaatcaatcctgaagcatttgGATTTGAGACTGAACCCTCTATTGGACACTGGATTTAGTCATATATGTGCTT ACCTGATTCGAAGCGACAGCTTGAAAGTACTTAATGTAAGTGGTTGCGGAATAACAGCCGACGGAGGTCTGTCACTCGTCGAGGTATTAAATTCTGGTTGCATCAAATTTGAAGCCCTCAGTATCGACATCTCCAATAACAATTTCGGTGAAGCAG TGGGCGAGGCGTTAGACGCTGCACTGAAGTCTATTCCGTTCGTTGTTGGTTTCGACGGTCGAATGTGCAATTTCTCTGGACAATCGGAGTGCTCTATACACGAGAGCGTATATAG GAACAAGGAGAGGAGAAAAAAGGAAGAGACGAAAAGGATGCTCGTGGAATTGGAAAACACGTAG